The stretch of DNA GTTCAGGGAAGAGCAAGATAAGATCGGAAGTCAGAATGAGGTGATTGCGCGAGTTGTGAATGCGGTAAAGGAATAGGGAGGATATATAGATGGATGCAAAAACTAAAAAATCGCAGGTTGATCAGGCTGTGAAATCGCAATCGCGGCGGGCGTTTAATCTGTCGCGGAGTATTCACGGCTGGGCAGAGCGGCCGTTTCGGGAATACGAGTCGTCGAAGGCATTGGCGGCGTATTTGGAGGAGAACGGATTTCAAATTGAGTTTCCGTGGAAAAATATCCCAACGGCTTTTCGCGCCACATGGGGCACGGGCAAACCCACTATTGGCATGTTGGGTGAATATGACGCCTTGCCCAATTGCGGTGCCGAGGAGGGCACCTGGGGCCACGGCTGAGGCCATAATCTTTTGGGCGTTGCCCCGGCCGCAGGTGCGGTTGCTGCAAAAACAGTATTGGAAAATTTGAAGTCACCCGGTCAGGTCATCTATTACGGCTGTCCGGCTGAAGAGACGCTGGCGGGTAAAGTGTATATGGCCCGCGATGGCGCGTTTCGAGATCTGGATGCGGTGCTGGCGTGGCATCCAGGATCGGGTACGGGTGTTAGCAATTATGGCGGTTCGTCGCTGGATTCGTTGGTCTATGAGTTTTTTGGCAAGACGTCTCACGGCGCGAGTGCTCACAATGGGCGCAGTGCATTGGACGGGGTGATGTTGATGGATGTTGCGGCGAATTATTTGCGAGAGCATGTTCCCGAAAATGTGCGTATCCACTCCGTGATTCGAGATGGTGGAGATGCGCCTAATGTGGTGCCAGCTTATGCGAAGGTGTGGTACTATGTGCGGGGAAAGGATCGTGAACAGGTGAATAAAGTACGCAAGCGATTGACCAAATGCGCCAAGGGTGCGGCGATGGCCACGGAAACGACTATGAAATGGCATCGTATCACGGCTGTGTACCCGCGTTTGCCAAATGATGTGATGTGCGAAACTGTGCGTCAAAATCTCGAATTATTCGGTCCACCTCGTGCGTCAAAAAAAGATAAGGAACGCGTAAAGGAATTGGGATACAAAGGTGAATTTGACGGGAAGATCAAAAAGGGGAAGGGTTCACAGGGCCGCGGGTCTTCGGATGAAGATAATGTGTCGTGGCTGGCACCGATGGGTCGGTTTCAGATGGTGTGTTATACCAAGGGCACGCCGGGTCATCACCGCGATATGACCGCACAGGCAATAATGCCTTATGCCGAGCGCGCGGTTTTGCAAACGGCCAAGGTTTTTGCGGGATCGGCTATTGATCTGATTTTGGACAAAA from Gemmatimonadota bacterium encodes:
- a CDS encoding M20 family metallopeptidase produces the protein MDAKTKKSQVDQAVKSQSRRAFNLSRSIHGWAERPFREYESSKALAAYLEENGFQIEFPWKNIPTAFRATWGTGKPTIGMLGEYDALPNCGAEEGTWGHG
- a CDS encoding amidohydrolase → MGVAPAAGAVAAKTVLENLKSPGQVIYYGCPAEETLAGKVYMARDGAFRDLDAVLAWHPGSGTGVSNYGGSSLDSLVYEFFGKTSHGASAHNGRSALDGVMLMDVAANYLREHVPENVRIHSVIRDGGDAPNVVPAYAKVWYYVRGKDREQVNKVRKRLTKCAKGAAMATETTMKWHRITAVYPRLPNDVMCETVRQNLELFGPPRASKKDKERVKELGYKGEFDGKIKKGKGSQGRGSSDEDNVSWLAPMGRFQMVCYTKGTPGHHRDMTAQAIMPYAERAVLQTAKVFAGSAIDLILDKKVLQAARAEFVKGTKEFEYDPLIPKRQKVPVDPP